The following coding sequences are from one Granulicella arctica window:
- a CDS encoding SIMPL domain-containing protein: protein MSEPNNPSLHSALAFSIPVMLGLILGGWILGAQVKAMKLADRYVTVKGLVERTVKSDTAMWPVSFKEAGNDLPSVFSKSEADKARILAFFKDQGFSSDDMTIGQIQVTDTQTNEYNAERAPSRYIVQQTVTVHTTDVDKLAKAGEKTATLVQAGIVLAGNSPGAGAAGITYKFTGLNALKPDMITEATRNARASADRFAADSGSQVGSIRSANQGVFSISAAGVGTASPTDDDASGGDQADASIMKKVRVVSTIDYYLIK, encoded by the coding sequence ATGTCCGAGCCCAACAATCCCAGTCTTCATTCAGCTCTAGCCTTCAGCATCCCCGTGATGCTCGGCCTCATCCTTGGAGGCTGGATCCTCGGCGCTCAGGTCAAGGCTATGAAACTTGCCGACCGCTACGTCACCGTCAAAGGGCTCGTCGAGCGCACCGTCAAGTCCGACACCGCGATGTGGCCTGTCTCCTTCAAGGAGGCCGGTAACGATCTCCCGTCAGTCTTCAGCAAGAGCGAGGCCGATAAAGCTCGCATCCTCGCCTTCTTCAAGGACCAGGGCTTCTCGTCGGACGACATGACCATCGGCCAGATCCAGGTCACCGACACCCAGACCAACGAGTACAACGCCGAACGTGCGCCCAGCCGCTACATCGTTCAGCAGACCGTCACGGTCCACACCACCGATGTCGACAAGCTCGCCAAAGCCGGTGAAAAAACCGCGACCCTCGTTCAGGCGGGGATCGTCCTTGCCGGCAACAGTCCTGGCGCTGGCGCCGCCGGAATCACCTACAAGTTCACCGGCCTCAACGCTCTTAAGCCCGACATGATCACTGAGGCTACCCGCAACGCCCGCGCCTCCGCTGATCGCTTTGCCGCCGACTCCGGCAGCCAGGTCGGCTCCATCCGTTCCGCCAATCAGGGTGTCTTCTCCATCTCTGCCGCTGGCGTTGGAACGGCCTCACCCACCGACGATGATGCTAGCGGCGGAGACCAGGCCGACGCCAGCATCATGAAAAAAGTTCGCGTCGTCTCCACCATCGACTACTACCTCATCAAATAG
- the tadA gene encoding tRNA adenosine(34) deaminase TadA, protein MDLEWLGAAMAEAQAAEASGEVPVGAVVVHEGVVIGRGQNRVLRDSDPTAHAEIVAMREAGQALKNYRLEDCELYVTLEPCAMCAGAILHARIARLIYAAADPKAGACGSVLAVMNHPRLNHRVEVSAGLMAEECGAMLTNFFRARRGK, encoded by the coding sequence ATGGATTTGGAGTGGCTCGGTGCGGCGATGGCCGAGGCACAGGCTGCCGAAGCTTCCGGCGAGGTCCCTGTGGGTGCCGTTGTCGTGCATGAGGGCGTGGTGATTGGACGCGGGCAGAACCGGGTGCTGCGGGACAGCGATCCGACCGCTCACGCGGAGATCGTCGCGATGCGTGAGGCGGGGCAGGCGCTCAAGAATTACCGGCTGGAGGATTGCGAGCTGTACGTCACGCTGGAGCCGTGCGCGATGTGTGCAGGCGCGATTCTGCATGCGCGGATTGCGCGGCTGATATACGCAGCGGCCGATCCGAAGGCGGGGGCGTGCGGGTCGGTGCTAGCGGTGATGAACCATCCGCGGTTGAACCATCGCGTCGAGGTGAGCGCGGGGTTGATGGCAGAGGAGTGCGGGGCGATGCTGACGAACTTCTTTCGGGCTCGGCGGGGCAAATAA
- the mdh gene encoding malate dehydrogenase translates to MRKKVTIVGSGNVGATAAHWIAAKELADVVLLDVVEGVPQGKALDLLEAMPIEKRDCSIIGTNDYADTANSDIVVITAGIARKPGMSRDDLLNTNAGIMSTVVAQVVKHSPDTIIIVVSNPLDAMAQAAFKHSGFPRERVIGMAGVLDSARFRTFIAEELQVSVENVTAFVLGGHGDTMVPLSRYSTVAGIPITELIAPDRLKELETRTANGGAEIVKYLKTGSAYYAPSAAATEMVEAILKDKKKILPCAAYLQGEYGITGLFVGVPCKLGAKGLEQIIQIKLTPEEQAALQRSADSVKELCTVINVA, encoded by the coding sequence ATGCGTAAGAAAGTCACCATCGTCGGCTCAGGCAACGTAGGCGCAACTGCGGCACACTGGATCGCCGCCAAGGAGCTGGCCGACGTCGTCCTGCTCGACGTCGTTGAAGGCGTTCCCCAGGGCAAGGCCCTCGATCTGCTCGAGGCGATGCCCATTGAGAAGCGCGACTGCAGCATCATCGGCACCAACGACTATGCGGATACTGCTAACTCCGACATCGTTGTCATCACTGCGGGCATCGCCCGCAAGCCCGGCATGAGTCGTGACGACTTGCTGAACACCAACGCAGGGATCATGTCCACCGTCGTCGCCCAGGTCGTCAAGCACTCACCCGACACCATCATCATCGTCGTCTCGAATCCGCTCGACGCGATGGCCCAGGCCGCCTTCAAGCACTCCGGCTTCCCCCGCGAGCGCGTCATCGGCATGGCCGGTGTCCTCGACTCCGCCCGCTTCCGTACCTTCATCGCTGAAGAGCTTCAGGTCTCCGTCGAGAACGTCACCGCCTTCGTCCTCGGTGGCCATGGCGACACCATGGTTCCGCTCTCCCGCTACTCCACCGTCGCGGGCATCCCCATCACCGAGCTGATCGCCCCAGACCGCCTGAAAGAGTTGGAGACCCGCACCGCCAACGGTGGAGCCGAGATCGTCAAGTACCTCAAGACCGGCAGCGCCTACTACGCTCCGTCCGCTGCTGCCACAGAGATGGTCGAAGCCATCCTCAAGGACAAGAAGAAGATCCTCCCCTGCGCCGCCTACCTTCAGGGCGAGTACGGCATCACCGGGCTCTTCGTCGGCGTCCCCTGCAAGCTGGGCGCAAAGGGCCTCGAGCAGATCATCCAGATCAAGCTCACCCCCGAAGAGCAAGCCGCCCTGCAAAGGTCCGCCGACTCCGTCAAAGAGCTCTGCACCGTCATCAACGTCGCCTAA
- the mmuM gene encoding homocysteine S-methyltransferase — MTLSTNSLLSGTRIVDGGMASELEYLGADISGPLWSAHVLEDFPEKIIAVHRAYIEAGAEVILTASYQVSRMGYAEFGLSPERADRALLRAISLAAQARDAYPSRRVLIAASLGPYGAALHNGSEYHGNYGCSFADLVRFHSERIAVLAESGADLLAFETLPSLEEAHAIAEALAPFPHLHAWFCFTCHDGVHVAHGETLRDCAALLDKLPQTVAIGVNCTPPALMESLIAELRAATAKPIVVYPNSGEGWDAEHRVWTGKGAPEVFGEMAAQWFAAGAQLVGGCCRTRPEHIRQVSLAAQTA, encoded by the coding sequence ATGACCCTCTCCACCAACTCGCTTCTGTCCGGAACACGCATCGTCGATGGAGGCATGGCCTCAGAGCTCGAGTATCTCGGCGCGGACATATCCGGCCCGCTCTGGTCGGCGCATGTTCTCGAAGACTTCCCCGAAAAAATCATCGCGGTGCATCGCGCCTATATCGAAGCTGGTGCAGAGGTGATCCTCACGGCGAGCTATCAGGTCTCGCGCATGGGCTATGCCGAGTTCGGGCTCTCACCGGAGCGCGCCGACCGTGCTCTGTTGCGTGCTATCTCGTTAGCCGCACAGGCTCGCGATGCCTATCCGTCACGCCGCGTTCTGATCGCTGCCTCGCTCGGTCCCTATGGAGCGGCTCTGCACAATGGTTCGGAGTATCACGGCAACTATGGTTGCAGCTTTGCGGATCTCGTCCGCTTCCATAGCGAACGCATCGCCGTGCTGGCAGAGAGCGGAGCTGATCTGCTCGCCTTCGAGACCCTGCCGTCTCTGGAGGAGGCTCATGCCATCGCCGAGGCGCTCGCTCCCTTTCCGCATCTGCATGCATGGTTCTGCTTCACCTGTCATGACGGCGTGCACGTGGCGCACGGCGAGACCTTACGCGACTGCGCCGCACTCCTCGACAAGCTGCCGCAGACCGTAGCCATCGGCGTCAACTGCACACCGCCCGCGCTGATGGAGAGTCTCATCGCCGAGCTGCGTGCAGCGACTGCAAAGCCAATCGTCGTCTATCCAAACTCCGGCGAGGGTTGGGACGCGGAGCATCGTGTATGGACAGGGAAGGGTGCGCCCGAGGTCTTCGGAGAGATGGCAGCGCAGTGGTTCGCTGCCGGTGCACAACTGGTCGGGGGCTGCTGCCGCACGCGCCCGGAACATATTCGCCAGGTATCGCTGGCTGCACAAACAGCATGA
- a CDS encoding glutamine synthetase family protein, whose protein sequence is MLNEFRNFLELPYAELEDLNLMAKEQRKKRVPADVIQEERLKYLTDEPRIKAVTVVFSDLEGRLHMLDYDKKFFVKGWDNLTFDGSSIRGFTAQRESDLRLGIDWSAFYWVPADVFGAGKVLVFGEVVDKNGGTYSADIRGVLKQFANEAYEKNGYTLNAANEIEGFLFDGIDAERTFHETGSFEYVNKGGYYHSLPGDPLREFIDTAAEIQRAMGFENEKDHPEVAPSQFEINYTYGDVVTAADQIQLYKLICRQVATQMGMTASFLPKPVTSVNGSGMHTNVSITKGGKNLFWDPKGEEKVSKFAWQFVDRILTHGNDICLLLNASVNAYRRLDPHFEAPNQIKASATDRGSMVRIPIGNEKSARVEVRSVGPDANPYMVLYSVFKSGLHGETSRIKNLRQAERYLPDNVYTALENFRAAEWTTTLLGEDVKARYADLKQASADRCARLLGTIVKAPEVQYHHDVYNQLLWNNF, encoded by the coding sequence ATGTTGAACGAATTTCGCAATTTCCTGGAACTCCCTTACGCTGAGTTGGAAGACCTGAACCTGATGGCAAAAGAGCAGCGCAAGAAGCGCGTCCCCGCCGATGTCATCCAGGAAGAGCGGTTGAAGTACCTCACCGACGAGCCGCGCATCAAGGCCGTCACCGTCGTCTTCTCGGACCTCGAAGGCCGTCTCCACATGCTCGACTACGACAAGAAGTTCTTCGTCAAGGGCTGGGATAACCTCACCTTCGACGGCTCTTCCATCCGCGGCTTTACCGCGCAGCGTGAGTCTGATCTCCGCCTTGGCATTGACTGGAGCGCCTTCTACTGGGTCCCCGCAGACGTCTTCGGCGCCGGCAAGGTCCTCGTCTTCGGCGAGGTTGTCGACAAGAACGGCGGTACCTACTCCGCCGACATCCGTGGCGTCCTCAAGCAGTTCGCCAACGAGGCCTACGAGAAGAACGGCTACACCCTCAACGCCGCCAACGAGATCGAGGGCTTCCTCTTCGACGGTATCGATGCCGAGCGCACCTTCCATGAGACCGGCAGCTTCGAATACGTCAACAAGGGTGGCTACTACCACTCTCTCCCCGGCGATCCTCTCCGCGAGTTCATCGACACCGCCGCAGAGATCCAGCGCGCCATGGGCTTCGAGAACGAGAAGGACCACCCCGAGGTCGCTCCTTCACAGTTCGAGATCAACTACACCTACGGCGACGTCGTCACCGCAGCCGACCAGATCCAGCTCTACAAGCTGATCTGTCGCCAGGTCGCGACCCAGATGGGTATGACCGCCAGTTTCCTGCCCAAGCCCGTCACCAGCGTTAACGGCAGCGGCATGCACACCAACGTTTCCATTACCAAGGGCGGCAAGAACCTGTTCTGGGACCCCAAGGGCGAAGAGAAGGTCTCGAAGTTCGCCTGGCAGTTCGTCGACCGCATCCTCACCCACGGCAACGACATCTGCCTCCTCCTGAACGCCAGCGTCAATGCGTACCGCCGCCTCGATCCGCACTTCGAAGCTCCGAACCAGATCAAGGCCTCGGCCACCGATCGCGGTTCGATGGTCCGTATTCCCATCGGCAATGAGAAGTCGGCGCGCGTCGAAGTCCGCTCCGTCGGCCCCGATGCCAACCCGTACATGGTCCTCTACTCCGTCTTCAAGAGCGGACTGCATGGCGAGACCTCGCGGATCAAGAACCTCCGCCAGGCCGAGCGTTACCTGCCGGACAACGTCTACACCGCGCTCGAGAACTTCCGCGCTGCGGAGTGGACCACCACGCTGCTCGGTGAGGACGTCAAGGCTCGCTACGCCGATCTGAAGCAGGCATCGGCCGACCGCTGCGCCCGCCTCCTCGGCACCATCGTCAAGGCCCCCGAGGTCCAGTACCACCACGATGTCTACAACCAGCTCCTCTGGAACAACTTCTAA
- a CDS encoding glutaredoxin family protein, producing the protein MELLVYSASWCRDCREAKRFLAKHNIKFKEIDIEAVPGAADEVISNVGKRAIPQFVIDGKWVQPYKPGRGFMHDEMAELFGVSEA; encoded by the coding sequence ATGGAACTGCTTGTTTATTCCGCCTCCTGGTGCCGCGACTGCCGCGAAGCCAAGCGCTTTCTTGCGAAGCACAATATTAAGTTCAAAGAGATCGACATCGAGGCCGTGCCGGGTGCGGCGGACGAGGTGATCTCAAACGTGGGCAAGCGGGCGATTCCGCAGTTCGTGATCGACGGCAAGTGGGTACAGCCGTACAAGCCGGGGCGCGGCTTTATGCACGACGAGATGGCGGAGCTGTTCGGCGTGAGCGAGGCCTAG
- a CDS encoding peptidylprolyl isomerase codes for MPTKPGTYATFKTSEGTVVCELFEKDAPETVANFIGLAEGTKDWNSRSKKGSKLYDGTVFHRVIPQFMIQGGDPEGTGMGGPGYKFADETRGSKHGFQEKGKLAMANSGPNTNGSQFFITVADTSWLTGKHTIFGEVVEGYDIVEKISKVGRDGMDRPKTAVVLESVTIERVA; via the coding sequence ATGCCAACGAAACCAGGCACCTATGCCACATTCAAGACGTCGGAAGGAACCGTTGTCTGCGAGCTGTTCGAGAAGGACGCTCCGGAGACGGTGGCGAACTTTATCGGTCTCGCCGAGGGAACGAAGGATTGGAACAGCCGCAGCAAGAAGGGCTCGAAGCTGTATGACGGAACCGTGTTTCATCGCGTGATTCCGCAGTTCATGATCCAAGGTGGCGACCCGGAAGGTACAGGCATGGGCGGCCCCGGCTACAAGTTTGCCGATGAGACGCGCGGTTCGAAGCACGGCTTCCAGGAGAAGGGCAAGCTGGCGATGGCGAACTCCGGGCCGAACACGAACGGTTCACAGTTCTTCATCACCGTTGCCGATACGAGCTGGCTGACGGGCAAGCATACGATCTTCGGCGAAGTGGTCGAAGGGTACGACATTGTGGAGAAGATCTCGAAGGTTGGCCGCGATGGCATGGACCGTCCGAAGACGGCGGTTGTTCTGGAGTCGGTGACGATCGAGCGGGTTGCTTAG
- a CDS encoding SDR family NAD(P)-dependent oxidoreductase, with amino-acid sequence MAGRLAGKVAIVTGSGSGIGQAIAERLAQEGADAVIDYRDHPEGAEATKAKIETAGGKAILVKADISKLADSQNLVEQAWQQLGRCDILVNNAGIEKNAAFWDVTEADYDAVLGVNLKGAFFLTQAFVRKLRDAKQPGRVINISSVHEDMVFPNFSTYCASKGGMRMVMRNLAVELGPLGITVNNIAPGAINTPINTSLLADKPKLNALLANIPLGRLGEPGDVASLAAFLASDEAGYVTGSTYVVDGGLMRNYHEQ; translated from the coding sequence ATGGCGGGACGTCTTGCAGGCAAAGTCGCAATCGTTACGGGGTCGGGTTCGGGGATTGGACAGGCCATCGCGGAGCGGCTCGCGCAGGAGGGTGCGGACGCGGTGATCGACTACCGCGACCACCCGGAGGGCGCGGAGGCAACGAAGGCAAAGATCGAGACTGCGGGCGGCAAGGCCATCCTGGTGAAGGCCGACATATCGAAGCTGGCCGACTCACAGAACCTTGTCGAGCAGGCGTGGCAGCAGCTTGGACGATGCGACATTCTGGTGAACAACGCGGGCATCGAGAAGAACGCGGCCTTTTGGGATGTGACCGAGGCAGATTATGACGCTGTGCTCGGTGTGAATCTGAAGGGCGCGTTTTTCCTGACGCAGGCGTTTGTGCGCAAGCTGCGGGATGCGAAGCAGCCGGGGCGCGTGATCAACATCAGCTCGGTGCATGAGGACATGGTGTTCCCGAACTTCTCGACCTACTGCGCGTCGAAGGGTGGGATGCGGATGGTAATGCGGAACCTTGCAGTGGAGCTGGGGCCGCTGGGGATTACAGTGAATAACATCGCTCCGGGAGCGATCAACACGCCGATCAACACCTCGCTGCTGGCGGACAAGCCGAAGCTGAATGCGCTGCTCGCAAATATTCCGCTGGGACGGTTGGGCGAGCCGGGCGATGTAGCTTCGTTGGCAGCGTTTCTGGCGTCGGATGAGGCGGGGTACGTCACGGGCTCGACCTATGTGGTCGATGGTGGGTTGATGCGGAACTATCACGAGCAGTAG
- a CDS encoding agmatine deiminase family protein → MSEHTAKTKYRMPAEWERHDATWIAWPHNAEDWPGKFQPIPWVYAEIVRHLSCCEDVHILVNDEAAEKRATGICKRAGANLARLHFHSWQTDRVWLRDSGPIFVKNPQGECTITNWKFNAWAKYDNWHRDDLVPHHVAKHYDMPEMKPEMDGRRLVLEGGSIDVNGAGVLLTTEECLLSEVQQRNPGVSREQLEAAFREYLGIEKTIWLHRGCAGDDTHGHVDDITRFVGENTILTAVEPNTADENHLPLAENLERLRVARNLKGEPFEVLALPMPSPVIFEGQRLPASYANFYIANELVLVPTFNDPNDRRALNIIADCFPTREIIGIHCVDLIWGLGALHCMTQQEPA, encoded by the coding sequence ATGAGCGAACACACTGCAAAGACGAAGTACCGCATGCCCGCCGAATGGGAGCGCCACGACGCGACATGGATCGCATGGCCGCATAACGCAGAGGACTGGCCGGGAAAGTTTCAACCGATCCCATGGGTGTATGCGGAGATTGTGCGACACCTGTCGTGCTGCGAAGATGTGCACATCCTCGTGAACGATGAGGCAGCGGAGAAGCGCGCGACGGGCATCTGCAAGCGGGCTGGGGCGAATCTGGCGCGACTCCACTTCCATTCGTGGCAGACGGACCGCGTTTGGCTGCGGGACTCGGGGCCGATCTTCGTCAAGAATCCGCAAGGCGAGTGCACGATTACGAACTGGAAGTTCAACGCGTGGGCGAAGTACGACAACTGGCATCGGGACGATCTGGTGCCGCACCACGTAGCAAAGCACTATGACATGCCAGAGATGAAGCCGGAGATGGATGGACGGCGGCTTGTACTCGAAGGCGGAAGCATCGACGTGAACGGCGCGGGCGTGCTGCTGACGACGGAGGAGTGCCTGCTGAGCGAGGTACAGCAGCGGAATCCGGGAGTGAGCCGCGAGCAACTTGAAGCAGCGTTCCGGGAGTATCTGGGGATCGAGAAGACGATCTGGCTGCATCGTGGATGCGCGGGCGACGACACGCACGGACATGTGGACGATATCACGCGCTTCGTCGGAGAGAACACGATTCTGACGGCAGTGGAGCCGAATACGGCGGATGAAAATCACCTACCCCTGGCGGAGAATCTGGAGCGGCTGCGCGTGGCGCGTAACCTGAAGGGCGAGCCGTTCGAGGTACTGGCGCTCCCGATGCCCTCTCCCGTGATCTTCGAAGGCCAGCGGCTTCCAGCGAGCTATGCGAACTTCTACATCGCAAACGAGCTGGTGCTGGTGCCGACCTTCAACGACCCGAACGACCGGCGTGCACTGAACATCATCGCCGACTGCTTCCCAACGCGGGAGATTATCGGGATTCACTGCGTGGATCTGATCTGGGGGCTCGGCGCGTTGCATTGCATGACGCAGCAGGAGCCAGCTTGA
- a CDS encoding rhodanese-related sulfurtransferase, translating into MTYTIAAFYRFVSLPAPAALREELLALFGEEDEFCGTMLIAGEGVNGTMAGSAQTIDRLLDVLWQKTGLDRSEVKFSTSEERPFGRLKFQVKREIIAFRKAKVDPTQAGTYVEPQDWNTLIADPEVLVLDTRNRYEVEIGTFADATDPGIETFSEFATYVRENLDPAKHRKVAMFCTGGIRCEKASAFMLQEGFGEVYHLKGGILKYLEDVPQEASKWDGTCFVFDRRTSVGHEDFEG; encoded by the coding sequence GTGACTTACACGATCGCCGCTTTCTACCGCTTCGTCTCTTTGCCCGCTCCTGCCGCTCTGCGAGAGGAGTTACTTGCCTTATTCGGCGAGGAGGACGAGTTCTGCGGTACGATGCTGATCGCTGGCGAGGGCGTAAACGGCACCATGGCAGGATCGGCTCAGACCATTGACCGTCTGCTGGACGTGTTGTGGCAAAAGACCGGCCTGGACCGGAGCGAGGTGAAGTTCTCGACCTCCGAAGAACGTCCCTTCGGGCGGCTGAAGTTTCAGGTCAAGCGCGAGATCATCGCCTTCCGCAAAGCCAAGGTCGATCCGACGCAGGCCGGCACGTATGTGGAGCCGCAGGATTGGAACACGTTGATCGCCGATCCCGAGGTGCTGGTCCTCGACACCCGAAATCGATATGAGGTCGAGATCGGCACCTTCGCAGACGCGACCGATCCCGGCATCGAAACGTTCTCGGAGTTCGCCACCTATGTGCGCGAGAACCTCGACCCGGCGAAACACCGCAAGGTAGCCATGTTCTGCACCGGCGGCATCCGCTGCGAGAAGGCCTCGGCGTTCATGCTTCAGGAGGGCTTTGGTGAGGTCTACCACCTGAAAGGCGGCATTCTGAAGTACCTCGAAGACGTCCCGCAAGAGGCCAGTAAATGGGACGGCACGTGCTTTGTCTTCGACCGCCGGACTTCGGTCGGACATGAAGACTTTGAAGGCTGA
- a CDS encoding carbon-nitrogen hydrolase: MANLRENKRVGLIQMSCGVDTAANLDKAADKVREAARAGANVVCLPELFRAQYFCQREEHALFDTAEAIPGPSTERLSAIAKEEGVVVIASLFERRAAGLYHNTAAILESDGSLAGIYRKMHIPDDPLYYEKFYFTPGDLGYKSFATTQGSIGTLVCWDQWYPEAARETALRGATTLFYPTAIGWHPSEKAEFGEAQYSAWQTIQRGHAIANGVYVAGVNRVGFEHGDVTHEGVVMKGPDGAGLEFWGGSFLADPFGRIVAQAPHDREDILVAEIDLKLLEDTRRNWPFLRDRRIDSYNGITSRFLD; this comes from the coding sequence ATGGCAAATTTAAGGGAAAATAAGCGAGTTGGTCTGATCCAGATGTCGTGCGGGGTGGATACAGCGGCGAATCTGGACAAGGCGGCGGACAAGGTGCGCGAGGCGGCGCGGGCGGGAGCGAATGTGGTGTGCCTGCCGGAGTTGTTCCGGGCGCAGTACTTCTGCCAGCGGGAGGAGCATGCGCTGTTCGATACGGCGGAGGCGATTCCAGGGCCGAGCACGGAACGGCTGAGCGCCATCGCAAAGGAAGAGGGCGTGGTGGTGATCGCTTCCCTGTTCGAGCGGCGGGCAGCGGGGCTTTACCACAATACGGCGGCGATTCTGGAGAGCGATGGGTCGCTCGCGGGCATCTACCGGAAGATGCATATCCCGGACGATCCGCTGTACTACGAGAAGTTTTATTTCACGCCGGGCGACCTGGGATACAAATCCTTTGCAACAACGCAGGGCTCTATCGGAACGCTCGTCTGCTGGGACCAGTGGTATCCGGAGGCAGCGCGGGAGACGGCGTTGCGTGGAGCGACGACGCTGTTCTATCCGACGGCGATTGGCTGGCATCCGAGTGAGAAGGCGGAGTTCGGCGAGGCGCAGTATTCAGCCTGGCAGACGATTCAGCGCGGGCATGCGATTGCGAACGGCGTGTACGTGGCCGGAGTGAACCGCGTCGGCTTCGAGCATGGCGACGTGACCCACGAGGGCGTCGTGATGAAGGGACCGGATGGCGCGGGGCTGGAGTTCTGGGGCGGAAGCTTTCTGGCCGACCCATTCGGACGGATTGTGGCGCAGGCTCCGCATGATCGGGAGGATATTCTGGTGGCGGAGATCGACCTGAAGCTGCTTGAGGATACGCGGCGCAACTGGCCGTTTCTCAGGGACCGGCGGATCGATTCGTACAACGGCATCACCAGCAGATTTTTGGACTAA
- a CDS encoding GNAT family N-acetyltransferase, protein MRMMIHGCAIPYAFGMCATIPHYSLRLATPDDAEAIARHRAQMFRDMSAVTDEEAETLFAASVPWFRDLLSTELYVGWLVLCDEEIVAGGGIHLREMGPVPGCLRVGRWGHIANIYTAPAHRRRGVARLLMETMLAWSEAHQVDHVTLAASEDGRRLYESMGFIPTPDMKLRR, encoded by the coding sequence ATGCGGATGATGATCCATGGATGTGCCATCCCTTATGCTTTTGGTATGTGCGCTACGATTCCTCACTACTCGTTACGACTCGCCACTCCAGACGATGCGGAGGCGATTGCGCGACATCGTGCACAGATGTTTCGGGACATGAGTGCCGTTACGGATGAAGAGGCCGAAACGCTCTTTGCAGCGAGCGTCCCCTGGTTCAGAGATCTGCTCTCAACCGAGCTGTATGTAGGCTGGCTCGTGCTTTGTGACGAGGAGATCGTAGCCGGGGGCGGCATCCATCTGCGAGAGATGGGGCCTGTACCCGGCTGCCTTCGCGTGGGCCGTTGGGGTCATATTGCGAATATTTACACCGCTCCTGCGCATCGCCGACGTGGCGTTGCACGGCTGCTAATGGAGACGATGCTTGCATGGAGCGAGGCTCATCAGGTCGACCATGTTACTTTGGCAGCGTCCGAAGACGGCAGGCGACTGTATGAATCGATGGGCTTTATCCCGACTCCGGATATGAAGCTGCGCCGGTGA
- a CDS encoding putative quinol monooxygenase → MAKFALYVALKAKPGKEADVEAFLKQGAEMAKAEHGTVTWYGIKEDDGAYAVFDTFDDETGRDAHLNGDIAKALMANASTLFSNELKIYKIAIIANK, encoded by the coding sequence ATGGCAAAGTTTGCGCTCTACGTAGCACTGAAGGCCAAGCCCGGTAAGGAAGCAGATGTCGAAGCCTTCCTCAAGCAAGGCGCCGAGATGGCCAAAGCCGAGCACGGCACCGTCACCTGGTACGGCATCAAGGAAGACGACGGAGCTTATGCCGTCTTCGACACCTTCGATGACGAAACCGGCCGCGACGCTCATCTCAACGGCGACATCGCCAAGGCTCTTATGGCGAACGCCTCCACTCTCTTCTCAAACGAGCTGAAGATCTACAAGATCGCCATCATCGCCAACAAGTAG
- a CDS encoding peptidylprolyl isomerase: protein MILRSVFFALALGSVGFAQSTPQAPATPPASTTPSTPASTPSSAQDLPDAPSTTEQLKPPAVPTGPTVVIDTTMGRLTCKLFDKEAPVTTANFIGLADGSKEWTDPETMKKVKGKPFYNGVTFHRVIPGFMIQGGDRLGTGMGDAGYFFQDEIDPSLTFDVPGRLAMANAGQGPSGGGTNGSQFFITEVPVPELNGKHTIFGQCDEHSVLLVASIARVDRDSSDKPTTPVMINKVTVVREGQALPPLPAAPAPAAATSTAPATPALIPR from the coding sequence ATGATTCTTCGTAGTGTGTTTTTTGCGTTGGCATTGGGTTCGGTTGGATTTGCACAGAGCACGCCTCAGGCACCGGCGACTCCTCCAGCGTCCACGACTCCTTCAACACCGGCTTCGACGCCCTCTTCGGCTCAGGACCTGCCGGATGCTCCAAGCACAACGGAACAGTTGAAGCCGCCTGCGGTGCCGACGGGACCGACCGTGGTGATTGATACGACGATGGGACGGCTGACGTGCAAGCTCTTCGACAAGGAAGCGCCGGTTACGACGGCGAACTTCATTGGCCTGGCCGATGGGTCGAAGGAGTGGACCGATCCCGAGACGATGAAGAAGGTGAAGGGCAAGCCGTTCTATAACGGCGTGACGTTCCATCGGGTGATTCCGGGGTTTATGATCCAGGGCGGCGATCGACTGGGAACGGGAATGGGTGACGCCGGGTACTTCTTCCAGGATGAGATTGATCCGTCGCTGACGTTCGACGTACCGGGACGGCTGGCGATGGCGAATGCAGGCCAGGGGCCGTCGGGTGGCGGGACGAACGGGTCGCAGTTCTTTATCACCGAGGTTCCCGTACCGGAGCTGAATGGAAAGCACACGATCTTTGGACAATGCGACGAACATAGCGTGCTGCTGGTAGCTTCGATTGCGCGGGTGGATCGCGACTCGAGCGACAAGCCGACGACGCCGGTGATGATTAACAAGGTCACTGTCGTACGCGAGGGGCAGGCGCTGCCGCCTCTGCCTGCGGCTCCTGCTCCGGCAGCAGCAACATCGACTGCACCGGCTACGCCTGCTCTCATTCCCAGATAA